TCGGACTGGGGCTCCACCCCGCCCTTGGCGCAGAAGACGCCGATCGCCCCGTCCAGCACGCGCAGCGAGCGCTCCACTTCCACCGTGAAGTCGACGTGACCGGGCGTGTCGATGATGTTGATGCGATGGCCCCTCCACTGGCAGGTCGTCGCGGCGGACGTGATCGTGATCCCGCGCTCCTGCTCTTGTTCCATCCAGTCCATCGTCGCCGCGCCCTCGTGCGTTTCGCCGATCTTGTGCACGCGGCCGGTGTAGTAGAGGATCCGCTCGGTTGTCGTCGTCTTCCCGGCGTCGATGTGCGCCATGATGCCGATGTTGCGCGTCTTTTCCAACGGGAATGGTCGGCCCATGGGTTTAGCTCCTTTCTCGCGGTTGGAGTCAAGACGCCGTTACCAACGATAGTGGGCGAACGCGCGGTTGGCTTCGGCCATCTTGTGCGTGTCCTCGCGCTTCTTCACCGCGCCACCCGTGTTGTTCGCCGCGTCGATGATCTCGGCAGCCAGGCGCTCCTGCATCGTCTTCTCGTTGCGCAGGCGCGCGTACTGCACGAGCCAGCGCAGGCCGAGCGACACGCGGCGCTCCGGGCGGACCTCCATCGGCACTTGGTAGTTGGCGCCGCCAACGCGACGCGCCCGGACTTCCAGAACGGGCATCACGTTCTTCAGCGCTTGTTCAAACACGTCCATCGGGTCTTTCCCCGTGCGCTGGCGAATGATCTCGAAGGCTTCGTACAGGATTTTCTGCGCCTTCGATTTCTTGCCGTCGATCATCAGCTTGTTGATCAGCTTCGTCACGAGCTTGCTGTTGTAAATCGGATCGGGATCGACGTCGCGACGGGGTACCGGACCTCTGCGAGGCATACCCTTCCCCTCCTTTTCCGTCAGATCGCGTCAGCGCGTTCGGACGCGCTTACTTCTTGCCTTCCTTCGGGCGCTTGGTGCCGTACTTGGAGCGGCCTTGCTTCCGGTTGGCCACGCCGGCCGCGTCCAGCGCGCCGCGCACGATGTGGTAGCGCACCCCCGGCAGGTCCTTCACGCGGCCCCCGCGCACGAGCACGACGCTGTGCTCCTGCAGGTTGTGGCCTTCGCCGGGAATGTACGCCGTCACCTCGATGCCGTTGGTGAGGCGCACACGCGCGTACTTCCGCAGCGCCGAGTTCGGCTTCTTCGGCGTCATCGTCCCCACGCGGGTGCACACGCCGCGCTTTTGCGGAGACGGCAGGGGGATGAGCTGCTTGCGCAAGCTGTTGTACCCGTATTGCAGCGCCGGCGACTTGGATTTTTCAATCTTCTTTTGGCGCCCCTTGCGCACCAATTGGTTGATCGTCGGCATGACTGCACCTCCTTCCAAAATGAGCCCCCGGACGGACCGTCACAAGTCCACAGCTCCAGGCGGATCATCACAAAGGCAACGAAAAGGTTTGCCGGAGCGAGGCGGCCCCGCCCCGGCAAAACCGCCTACCGTTCCTTCGTGATGGCGACCGCAGCCGCACCTACATCGATGCCGCAGGCCTCGCCCAACGCGCGCATCGAGTCGACGTAACGGACGGGAATCCCCTTCAGCTTGCACAGGGCGATGATCTTCTCCGTCACGTGCGGCTCGGCGTCGGTGGCCACGAAGACCTCGAGCGCCTCGCCCCTTTCGATGGCCTTCCTCGTCTGCTTGGTGCCCACGGTCACGGCCTTGGCCTGCCTGACCTTCTCATAGTACGACATGCGGTCATCCCCCAAGCAAACAGGGTTCTAGGCACACCTGCTATCGTAGCACGGCGCGCGCATCCCTGTCAAGCAACGGAACCGGGGGCGCAGGGCCCGGCCGCCCGTGCCCCCGCAGTCCCATTCGCCGGTTATTCGGCCGCCACCGGCTCCTTGTTTGCCGCGGTTTCCGATTGGGCCGCGTCGGCCTGTGCGTCGGCGACGGTCTTGATCTTCACGTTCCGGTAGCGGGCCATGCCTGTCCCGGCCGGGATCAGCTTGCCGATGATCACGTTCTCCTTGAGCCCGAGGAGCTCGTCGCGCTTGCCCTTGATCGCCGCATCGGTGAGCACGCGCGTCGTCTCCTGGAAGGAGGCCGCCGACAGGAACGACTCCGTCTCCAAAGAGGCCTTCGTGATGCCGAGGAGAACGGGCCGCGCCACGGCCGGCACGCCGCCTTCCTGGAACACCTTCTTGTTCGCCGCCTCGAACTCGTGGACGTCGACATAGGAACCCGGCAAGAGGCTGGTGTCGCCGGCGTCGGTGATGCGCACCTTGCGCAGCATCTGCCGGATCATCACTTCGATGTGCTTGTCGTTGATCTCCACGCCCTGCATGCGGTACACCCGCTGCACTTCCTGCAGCAGGTAGTTCTGCACGGCGCTCAGGCCCTTGACCTTGAGGATCTCCTTCGGGTCGACCGGCCCTTCCGTCAGCTCGTCGCCGGCCTCCACCTTCTGCCCCTTTGTCACCTCGAGGCGAGCACCATAGGGGATGTTGTACACCTTGGTCTCCGCCTCGCCGCGGATCTCCACTTCGCGGCGGTCCTTCACCTCGCGGATGTCGACCACTTCGCCGTCGATCTCGGTGATCGTGGCCTGTCCCTTCGGGCTGCGCGCCTCAAACAGCTCCTGCACGCGCGGCAAACCCTGGGTGATGTCCTCGCCGGCCACGCCGCCAGTGTGGAACGTGCGCATCGTCAGCTGCGTCCCCGGCTCGCCGATGGACTGGGCGGCGATGATCCCGACGGCCTCGCCGATCTCCACCGGCTGCCCCGTGGCCAGGTTGCGGCCGTAGCACTTCTGGCACACCCCGTGCGGCGTGCGGCAGTTGAGCACCGAGCGGATCACCACCCGGTCGATGCCCGCCTTGACGATCTTCTCGGCGATCTCCTCGTCGATCATCTCGTTGCGGCGGACGATCACTTCGCCCGTTTCCGGATGGCGGATCGTCTCAAAGCTGTAGCGACCGACGATGCGGTTGTAAAGCGTCTCAATCACCTCGCCGCCGTCGCGGATGTCGGTGACGACGAAGCCGCGGTTGGTACCGCAATCCTCTTCGCGGACAATGACGTCTTGGGCCACGTCCACCAGGCGGCGGGTCAGGTACCCGGAGTCGGCCGTCCGCAGCGCCGTATCGGCCAGCCCCTTCCGCGCCCCGTGCG
This region of Calditerricola satsumensis genomic DNA includes:
- the rpsG gene encoding 30S ribosomal protein S7; protein product: MPRRGPVPRRDVDPDPIYNSKLVTKLINKLMIDGKKSKAQKILYEAFEIIRQRTGKDPMDVFEQALKNVMPVLEVRARRVGGANYQVPMEVRPERRVSLGLRWLVQYARLRNEKTMQERLAAEIIDAANNTGGAVKKREDTHKMAEANRAFAHYRW
- the rpsL gene encoding 30S ribosomal protein S12, translating into MPTINQLVRKGRQKKIEKSKSPALQYGYNSLRKQLIPLPSPQKRGVCTRVGTMTPKKPNSALRKYARVRLTNGIEVTAYIPGEGHNLQEHSVVLVRGGRVKDLPGVRYHIVRGALDAAGVANRKQGRSKYGTKRPKEGKK
- a CDS encoding 50S ribosomal protein L7ae-like protein; the protein is MSYYEKVRQAKAVTVGTKQTRKAIERGEALEVFVATDAEPHVTEKIIALCKLKGIPVRYVDSMRALGEACGIDVGAAAVAITKER